tatatataaaactgattcactttgctgtatagcagaaactaacacaacgttgtaaatcaactatactccaataaaaattaattaaaaacaaaagaatgatacAACTGTATATTTCCATCTGGCTCCACaccttccagggaagtcccttcaggcATTCTGGTGGATCTGCTCTTTGTGTATTTAAATTCCTAGGCTCCTCTCATTCATTCCTGGGTCTCTAGCTAAGGCCTTGGGCAGAGACAGGCCTCCatatggggagggaaggggaaaccTTGAAGATAAATTTTCCCCAACTCTGATTCAATACTAACTACTTTCCCATGCCTGGACCTCCCTAGGCTGTGCCGCACCCCCACACTCACCCCTACCCCCTACTCAGGGTTCATAAAACTGCTGGAGCCTTTTGTTTGGGGCGCCCTCCAAAGTGGGGTGAAAAGCACTGACCTACCTGGCTCCATACTCCATTTCATGGGGTAAAATGCAATGGAGTCGTGAGACTTTCTCTTATTTCATTGTAGTAAGTGATCAAAGTCTTAACTCTTTCATTTCTGCCTTGTTGCCTTAACTGGCTACCCTGATACCTGGCAGCTCCCCTCTCAcccagctcagctgagctcctgacacctagtaaaataaaatcaaagccagaggtatatactttttaattcctatatttaaataaaattactttgaacaaaatataaaactaaacaatGCACCTTACTTAATTCATGAATATTTTTGGAAAgagcatcattttaaatattatagatttttaaattcattttaataacattttatatcttttatatgtCTTTTAATAACATTTACTAAAAGAATGTAGTATTATAATAAGCATTCCTTCTGACTGAAAGttaatatagtcattttaattttttgtaagagtcatatatattgcaaatatatgTCTTCCAATTTTTAAGAAGGCAAAAGCTTTCTTATAAGGGGCCCCATCTATAATCCTCATACATTTGCCTATTTATCTATTTGAGAAATTGATATTCAGTATAAAAAATTTAGTTGCTATTCTTATTACCAAATACATGGCTATGAGGCAAGGcagaaaaatatcctttttttttttttttttttaattttaacatttattggtTTTCTTTGATTGCCTCTGGTCCAGTTTTGGAAGGGCTCTCTGGGTTCTTCTGGCCTTGTTTCCGggctgctgcagctgcagctTTTAAGGCCCTGTTTTGCTTCTCCAGCTTTTGAGCCTCTTGGAAAACCCGAATGCACAGAGCCTTCTTGGTCACCCAGCAGCGGTGGGTTTTTCGGTAGTACAGAGGGGGAAAGGTGTACTCAATTCCCAGCTCCCTGCATGTCTTCTCAAAGACAGCATAGTTGGTCTTGCAGAGgtttttgagcatctttttcccCTGGTCAATGCTCATCAGCAGATAGCGCTTGCGGATCTTGACAGTCAAGGCAACAATTTGAGCCTCCAGGGAGCTGGTGTCCTTAGGCTTTTCCACGACCTTGCTCATCAACTgctctttcttgatttttagCTTCTCTTTCTGGTTGGCCATTTCCAAAGATAAGAGTTTTTTTATGACATCATCATCCTTCTCAATTCCAGGGATGTCCTGGTAGTCCCTGAGCAGCAGAGAAGGGGGCGGGTCATCTTCATGGCTGGGCTGGACTGGTTTCTGGGTGGCATATCCGCGGGCGGCCCGGAGGATGAGACCTCCAGGACATGAGGGAAGGTCCCGGTAGATGGAGAGAAGCTGGGCGCACCCTCCGCCCGGCAGCCCGAGGACTGGGGCCTGGGTCACTGCCTGGGTACGAATCGAACTCAGCGCCCTCCACGCCACCCTCAGCATGGTGGCTTCTGACTCCTGAGGGACCCGCCCCACTTAATCAGAAGAATAGTGGAGTGTTGAGAACAGTTGGAACTTAAAACACCATCTTTTTTTGATCAAAGCAGTAGCAATCCTGCTCAGATTCAAGAGCAGGAAAGAGACCCCTTATCTCcattaaaagaatgtaaaataatttgccgctatgtttttgtttgcttgcttgttttacTTTACCCTTAtattattaaggaaattgaagttGCAAAATTACAGGCTTGAAGCTAAGGTTTTAGGGCATTTAGAAAAGTATATTTGTGATGAGATTTGTTTGCTCTGTGATTGTTTTCCTTAATGTCTCACTGctgaagagactgaaaaaaaaaccctgtgaaCAGGAAGATACAGTATGTGAGCCTTGATATTTTCCTGCCTCAGCTAGTGGTCTCATTAATAAAGCTGTATTTGGTGGAGACAGAGGCTGTGGACAGGCACAACAAGGCAGGCTTATGGTCATTTTATTTGACGTTTTGTGCATCTTTATACATGCAAAGTGTTAAAGtgtttcaattaaatattttagtgaaGAACTGTAAAAACCAATTTAGAAACCTAAATTGAAGATGTGTCCTTTGTTATTCAACATATAATCTGTTAGAACAGGGTTTTCTTTCCATAAAGAATTGATTTTAAATCAAATACTCAACATTTgtagagctctttttttttaagctggcaAAGTAATTCAATTATTCTAATTATATCATAATTCTGTGATCACATTTTTCCTACCTGCTTGAATTAAAGAACCGAATTTCAAACCTTTTGATATATGAGTGCACATGTattcatatttcttattaaattatatgtatacaatTGATTGATACTTTTAGAAGTCCTCTgattataatttcttcaaaaaagttattaaaactaGACAATAAAGGTcattttgtgtattatttgtgtTTACTTTCTATGACAATAGATCACACATAATTTATCACCCTGTGTTGactcatttgattttcaaaataatctctatttctaaattatttttcttttgatttaaacAATTTACCTTTAGTTTGCATGAATTAAATTGTATGAATAGAACTGAGAATACATACTCAAATCATTAGATTAAGTATTTTgtatcaaaacattttttattaaggtaATTATCTTATCTCAAAATGacctatatatggaattttatgtataaatttttgCTGGATTTATTTTAACCTAGTCACAGATATTCATACTAAGGACAGATTTATTAGCTCACTTTTTTGTCTTTGGAGTTACATGTTTCTGATATCACTTCtctacaaaacataaataaagaacTTTCAGAACATATGTTGGaaggtgaaaaaaattatttctaagtataaaacatttttaatttcagatttatttgtGTAAAGGGTTAAGGTTATATGAATGTCATCTCTTTATGAAGTACTACACTCTAGTTTTATTACTAATTCTACTCTTCATCAAATCAAACACTGCATATGGTTATAacattgatttcttaattttatgaaaattgtcCTACCAACAGCTGGTCTCTTGAACAAATGAATATGTCAATGGCTGATTACAGATTAATGATATAGCTATTCTTCAAAAGTGCAGCATTTCTCATTCAAAATTAGCCTCATAGTAGTTTAGAATGCTTATTTAAAAGGAACACTCTTTAACttatgcatttaaatatttttgttgataTGAAATTGAATGCTTTTGAAGAGCATACACACtttaggaggaaaagaagaactgaaagaatttaaatttagGATTATTGAAAAGCACATCTGCTTTGAATGTGACGATTTATCAAGATCAGCATGAAGCAACTGCTAATCAAATTTGCCTGAAGACATCAGACAATACTCTATTATCAGACAAAATTATTTaggatcattttttaaatgtttattcaacttgtaaaaatttaaaagttgagtTAAAAATCAGGAAGTGCTCTGAAATTCTCCTTACCAAGCATATTCCGAAAAACTTGTGTCATCATGCATTTACAATGATATGGAATGCTAATCATAGCAATAGTTTTCTTCCACTTTGGGATACTACAGCAACATCATTATGCTACAGCAATTTCTGAAAATGAGTGTTCTTTTACCATGTTACTTCTTGGCCTATCAGCTACTGTCATAAATGATCTAACTATCCATCAaccatatatttgaaaaatgtcttttatattgGGTCCCAATGGTTAGGTAAGCAATGACAAAAGTAATAGACAGAATAAAATTAACCAATAAACCTAGTCTCAGTGTTATTACCTTGAACATACCACTGTGATGCTTCCCAGTTTTGaagaattttgcttttctttattactGTGATTGACATATTGAAAGCTGAGTTCATTTGAAATTCATATCACCTGGCAGTCGGTTTGGAGAAAACTTTACTGATACTAAACACACAATGTATTGAATGCACATAGATAAATGAAAGTCCTCCAGAACTGAAAAgtctgctaaaaaaaaatgcaagtagaTGAATGTGCTCCAATAAAAGCTGTCTTTTCACAAAATTAGTATTTAAATtcctatagatttttaaatttccatttaagcAAACCTGTAAGTTTTAGTTATTGAAGCATGAATTTATTCTGTCACATAATTGTTCTACAATTTAACTCTAGCAAAAATGTCAGCTGAGATCACAAGAGCATTTCAAGGAACTTAAAACATACCAAAAACATGGTTATTAATGTAATCTTTTGTATAGAAGACAAATTTTTCTAAGTGTGTGTCTCACAAATCCCCACAAACTGCCCAAGCTGATGAGTaacccacacactcacacacacatgcacacactcaaaTTAGTCAAGTTACCTGTGAGTTCTTAGGTACTTGTGCAGCAGTCAGGCTCCATAACTCAAGCTCTGAAACTCTGTTGTTGGTCTAAAATAGTGTCTAAATGAGGTGACTGAGGAACGGGAAACATaatttgaccaaggtcacacgATAACTAAGTGGTGGAGCctgaaaaaatacaatttaaagagaaatttaaatactTAGAACTGAATTGTTAACCCTCTACTTGAGGACTTTACAAGAGTATTATTTTTGAAAGGCACTATTTCAGTCAGTTCACActactataaaatatatgtagactGAGTGGTTTATAAACAACGGAAATTTATATCTCACATTTTTGGGGGCTGGAAATTGGATATCGAGCTGCCAGCATGGTCAGATTCTGGTGAGGACCCTATTCCAGAATGCAGATTGATGACTTCTTGTACCCTCACATGgtagagagcagagagaagaatcAGGATCTCTCCtgactcttataagggcactaataacattcaggagggctccaccctcactaTCTCATCTAATCCTAGTCACCTCCCACAAGTCCCACCTCCTCATTCCATTACATGGGGGAtagagtttcaacatatgaattttcaggGGAACAtacacattcagtctataacgatccatattctatatattaaaaacaacataagaggcctttctcaccttctgagatggcccacactctgtggagtgtgtttctctctaaataaatccacttcttacccatTACTTTGTCtcacactgaattctttctgtgacgaGACATGAAGAACCTGAGCTTctttaagtcctgaaaccagggaAGGATGATTCTAAGAGGTCCTCACGGCTGTGCCTCTCCCCACTGGCTAAGCTGGGACCCTCCTGGGCTGCTGATAAGATTTGGGACCCTCCCACACACTAACTCAACAACCTGCTTGCTCCAGGGCTAGGTGTGATCTTCCTGCTGGCTGGGAGGGTCCCTGGGTGTTGTCTTGGGAGGGTCCTTGATGGCCCTTAAAGTTCTGCTGGAGCCCATATAACCAGATGCTGCTGGGACCAGCTGAGGACCAGACCCCGCCCCCAACCatcacaggatcttagttccccaccacagattgaactcaggcccacggcagtgaaagcacaaactcctaaccactggaccaccagagaattccgcTGGAAGTTCAGCATTGATGCAATGATATTACTGATGCCTAGCCCACACTCAGATTGTAACTGTCTAATAACTTCatatatgtgttaaaaaaaaaaaaaaaaagaaaattggaggaaAATACTGATTTTAATTATACTTTTTCTTGTAAAATTAGATCTAGCAAATCTATAATTAATATGATTCAAGTGTTAGAATTAGAGCATAAACCAGAGCAAAAAATAATACTTTGAgcataaactaaaaaaaataggtATTCTTGTTCTGCTTAAAAACATAACATGCTCCTATCTTGGGCTATGGAGCTTGGATTATAATTTCATAATTTGGGGtcatcttaatatattttagaaaaccagaaaaaatcacttgcaaatatatggaaaatatcatttattttaattattaaaattcttttg
This genomic interval from Physeter macrocephalus isolate SW-GA chromosome 4, ASM283717v5, whole genome shotgun sequence contains the following:
- the LOC102987868 gene encoding 28S ribosomal protein S15, mitochondrial-like, whose protein sequence is MLRVAWRALSSIRTQAVTQAPVLGLPGGGCAQLLSIYRDLPSCPGGLILRAARGYATQKPVQPSHEDDPPPSLLLRDYQDIPGIEKDDDVIKKLLSLEMANQKEKLKIKKEQLMSKVVEKPKDTSSLEAQIVALTVKIRKRYLLMSIDQGKKMLKNLCKTNYAVFEKTCRELGIEYTFPPLYYRKTHRCWVTKKALCIRVFQEAQKLEKQNRALKAAAAAARKQGQKNPESPSKTGPEAIKENQ